One genomic region from Evansella sp. LMS18 encodes:
- a CDS encoding YlbD family protein: protein MGKSLHPDIKKFKLFVKNHPYVLRDVKAGEKSLQDLYEEWALFGEEDDIWETYKTDEDEQREEEQESNEAGDDADTEEEETGGEKKTAQDLLSMLKKMNLNDLQGHLSQFSGVLASVQELLEQFRPGPSSQDSGGGEQRQPFSYTDD, encoded by the coding sequence GTGGGCAAGTCACTCCATCCGGACATTAAGAAATTTAAGCTGTTCGTCAAGAATCATCCTTACGTATTAAGAGATGTGAAAGCTGGAGAAAAAAGCCTCCAGGACCTGTATGAGGAATGGGCACTGTTTGGTGAAGAAGACGATATCTGGGAGACCTACAAAACAGATGAGGATGAACAACGGGAAGAAGAGCAAGAGAGCAATGAAGCTGGAGATGATGCAGATACAGAAGAGGAAGAAACTGGCGGTGAAAAAAAGACTGCCCAGGATTTATTGTCAATGCTTAAAAAAATGAATCTCAATGATCTCCAGGGGCATCTCTCTCAATTCAGCGGGGTTCTCGCATCTGTTCAGGAGCTTCTGGAACAATTCAGGCCCGGGCCCTCTTCCCAGGATAGTGGAGGCGGGGAACAAAGGCAGCCGTTTTCATACACGGACGATTAA
- a CDS encoding CAP domain-containing protein, with the protein MRAVIYLLVMITAVYAFFVYINNGSIEEQLDRLDIVLIENNENENTPGQAQDENEYETEQTENGNEEAEPEPVNNAELVLEENNEELREERNNTETESEQVESPENEDSSADPVMLHTLVGEDSSEVIELYGKPDRVDLSQYGYDWWIYSDTPYLQVGVKEGKIVTVFTNDPEAETEFLNVGDTADIAEEEFTFDETVSLSGAFTSYQFELSAEDLEVRPLAELDGVWMQLYVDDFERTISAVRYMDQETLLLHRPYSIVYRGELPLPDELSDDEWAQVQEGQARQIFDATNKIRERHGLTELEWEDDTAYVAYLHSKDMFEDEYFSHTSPNYGELQHRLEAGEVNFWTAAENIAAGYVDGLAAVEGWLNSEGHRVNLLNEEFTHLGVGVYQDFYTQNFLVPR; encoded by the coding sequence ATGAGAGCAGTTATTTACTTACTTGTTATGATTACAGCAGTCTACGCCTTCTTTGTATACATAAACAACGGCTCGATAGAAGAACAGCTTGACAGGCTTGATATTGTATTAATAGAAAATAACGAAAATGAAAATACGCCGGGACAGGCTCAGGACGAAAATGAATATGAAACTGAACAAACAGAGAACGGGAATGAAGAGGCAGAACCAGAACCCGTTAATAATGCTGAGCTGGTCCTTGAGGAGAACAATGAAGAACTAAGGGAAGAGCGAAATAACACGGAGACGGAGTCAGAACAGGTTGAATCACCGGAAAATGAGGATAGTTCCGCTGATCCTGTTATGCTGCATACCCTCGTTGGAGAGGACAGCAGCGAAGTAATAGAATTGTACGGTAAACCAGACAGAGTAGACCTGTCACAGTATGGCTATGACTGGTGGATATACAGTGACACTCCTTATCTTCAGGTAGGTGTAAAGGAAGGAAAGATAGTCACTGTTTTTACAAATGATCCAGAAGCTGAGACAGAATTTCTGAACGTCGGGGATACGGCAGACATCGCTGAAGAGGAATTTACATTCGATGAAACAGTATCATTGAGTGGAGCATTTACTTCATACCAGTTTGAGCTTTCTGCTGAGGATTTAGAAGTGAGACCGCTTGCAGAACTGGATGGTGTCTGGATGCAGCTTTATGTTGATGATTTTGAAAGAACTATTTCTGCAGTCAGATATATGGATCAGGAAACATTGCTGCTTCACCGGCCATATTCTATTGTTTACAGGGGGGAACTGCCTTTGCCTGACGAGTTGTCTGATGATGAGTGGGCACAAGTTCAGGAGGGGCAGGCAAGGCAGATTTTTGATGCAACAAATAAAATCCGGGAGCGGCATGGCCTGACTGAGCTTGAATGGGAGGACGACACAGCCTATGTAGCTTATCTCCACAGTAAAGATATGTTCGAGGACGAATATTTCTCCCATACTTCACCTAATTATGGTGAGTTACAGCACAGGCTTGAAGCTGGTGAAGTAAATTTCTGGACGGCAGCCGAAAATATTGCAGCTGGTTATGTAGATGGACTTGCAGCTGTTGAAGGCTGGCTGAATAGTGAGGGCCACCGGGTAAACCTCCTCAATGAGGAGTTCACACATCTTGGTGTCGGCGTATATCAGGATTTTTACACCCAGAATTTCCTGGTTCCCCGTTAA
- a CDS encoding CBS domain-containing protein, giving the protein MKKLEDVMTRQVNYCGPDDNLYEAAVKMKNDGVGAIPVCKDDKVVGMVTDRDIVLRAVAEKKPNSTQVSEIMTEEILTASPDTSVDEAAKLMAEEQVRRLPVVKDRKLEGMCSLGDLAVHTSTEDEAGYALSEISEEPKYHH; this is encoded by the coding sequence ATGAAAAAATTAGAGGATGTTATGACCAGACAGGTGAATTATTGTGGACCTGATGATAATTTATATGAAGCGGCAGTTAAAATGAAAAATGATGGTGTAGGTGCAATTCCTGTTTGTAAGGACGATAAAGTCGTAGGGATGGTGACTGACAGGGATATTGTTCTGAGAGCTGTAGCAGAAAAGAAACCTAATTCAACACAGGTCTCTGAAATAATGACAGAAGAGATTCTTACAGCCAGTCCGGATACTTCAGTTGATGAAGCGGCGAAATTAATGGCGGAGGAGCAGGTGCGAAGGCTTCCGGTTGTTAAGGATAGGAAGCTGGAAGGAATGTGTTCCTTAGGTGATCTTGCTGTGCATACGTCCACCGAAGACGAAGCTGGTTATGCCCTCTCCGAGATATCGGAGGAGCCTAAGTATCACCATTAA
- a CDS encoding YugN family protein: MKFENTGLEGLVIEYQALEDIMESAGFHSAYDYERITFDYKMEVQDEEVYYLRVQGYAVEGEIPALHSKVKLLTVLLGKHYYPHGIEYDEVFPKNVVDRSNKKLKAITEKVKAEAIA; the protein is encoded by the coding sequence ATGAAATTTGAAAACACAGGACTTGAGGGGCTTGTTATTGAATACCAGGCACTGGAAGATATAATGGAAAGTGCAGGATTCCATTCCGCCTATGATTACGAGAGAATTACCTTCGATTATAAAATGGAAGTCCAGGATGAGGAAGTTTACTATCTTCGCGTACAGGGTTATGCAGTGGAAGGTGAAATCCCCGCTCTTCATTCTAAAGTAAAATTGTTGACTGTTCTCTTAGGAAAACATTATTACCCGCACGGAATAGAGTATGATGAAGTCTTCCCGAAAAATGTTGTGGACAGAAGCAACAAAAAGCTTAAAGCGATTACAGAAAAAGTGAAAGCTGAAGCTATCGCTTAA
- the ytvI gene encoding sporulation integral membrane protein YtvI, with protein MTSHTVKKYSTIVIGLIILALVIYFVLPVSVPIIVALITALFLAPAVTAIVERAKLSRSLAVFIVFILFLLLLSFTGYFLLTRAMTQLNQFVENIPYTINEINLAWNTFLQNLRVQFDQYSPEIVDDIDNVVTTMLFDLRNNLQNLDIIGAVTNILMSIPAYLISFLVYLISLYLFLLELPRLKTKVLGYMTEKTAEKVKFMSSRLSYVIFGFFKAQFLVSIIIFVVSLIGLLFIAPEVAVIMSIIIWVIDFIPIIGSIAVLAPWAGYHIIAGNTALAIQLLILAAVLLTIRRTVEPKVMGHHIGLSPLATLISLYLGLQLLGILGFILGPLIVILFTSAREAGIIKLNWKF; from the coding sequence TTGACATCTCACACAGTTAAAAAGTATTCCACAATTGTAATTGGGCTAATTATTCTGGCCCTTGTTATATACTTTGTTCTTCCGGTTTCTGTACCTATTATTGTAGCGCTCATAACTGCTCTTTTCCTGGCTCCAGCTGTAACTGCTATTGTTGAAAGAGCCAAGTTGAGCAGAAGTTTAGCAGTTTTTATTGTATTTATCCTGTTTCTGCTCCTGTTATCGTTTACAGGATATTTTTTACTGACCAGAGCGATGACCCAGCTGAATCAGTTTGTTGAGAACATTCCATATACAATTAATGAAATCAACCTCGCATGGAACACTTTTCTGCAGAATTTAAGGGTTCAGTTTGATCAATACTCTCCTGAAATTGTTGATGATATCGATAACGTAGTTACTACCATGCTGTTCGATTTACGGAATAACCTTCAAAATCTTGATATTATCGGGGCTGTAACCAATATTTTGATGAGTATTCCGGCATACTTAATTTCTTTTCTTGTATATTTAATTTCTCTTTACTTATTCCTTCTTGAGCTGCCAAGACTGAAAACAAAAGTTCTTGGGTATATGACAGAGAAAACAGCTGAAAAGGTTAAGTTTATGTCTTCCCGCCTTTCTTATGTGATCTTTGGGTTTTTTAAAGCTCAGTTTCTCGTAAGTATCATCATCTTTGTCGTTTCATTAATAGGCCTGTTATTTATCGCACCGGAAGTAGCAGTTATTATGTCTATAATTATCTGGGTTATTGATTTTATCCCAATTATTGGCTCTATAGCTGTTCTTGCTCCATGGGCTGGCTATCATATTATCGCAGGCAACACTGCTCTGGCCATCCAGCTTCTGATACTGGCGGCAGTTTTACTTACTATCAGGCGTACAGTTGAACCGAAAGTAATGGGACATCACATAGGGTTGTCACCATTAGCAACTCTGATTTCCTTATATTTAGGGCTCCAGCTTCTCGGAATCCTTGGCTTCATATTAGGACCGCTCATTGTAATATTATTTACAAGCGCCAGAGAAGCAGGGATCATAAAACTGAATTGGAAGTTTTAA
- a CDS encoding cytochrome C oxidase subunit IV family protein yields MADHGMDPSAPLTGEPSKNTKRKLRKEVKTQIIGFVLALFLTSISFISIASDAIPATFAIPFIFMLAVIQVVLQLYIFMHLNDRGSAWPNAMIWSAVVVAIPSVAALMLLLGITKW; encoded by the coding sequence ATGGCAGATCATGGTATGGATCCAAGTGCTCCGTTAACCGGAGAACCTTCAAAGAATACGAAGCGAAAGTTGAGAAAAGAAGTTAAGACTCAAATCATTGGTTTTGTTCTTGCGCTTTTCCTGACTTCCATCTCTTTTATTTCGATTGCAAGTGATGCGATTCCCGCAACCTTTGCCATTCCGTTTATCTTTATGCTGGCAGTAATTCAGGTTGTGCTCCAGCTCTATATCTTCATGCATTTAAATGACCGTGGCAGTGCATGGCCAAATGCGATGATTTGGTCTGCAGTAGTAGTTGCCATTCCTTCAGTTGCGGCATTAATGCTGCTGCTTGGAATCACAAAGTGGTAA
- a CDS encoding cytochrome (ubi)quinol oxidase subunit III encodes MAANHTVEQHSLPPNPEKATLEGKNKYMGFWFFLGGEVVLFASLFGTYLGLRNSTAGGPGPSDLFHLDLVFIMTMLLLTSSLTSVFAIISMKRGNYKGLLAWMWVTVLLGLGFLGFEIYEFWDYTVNYELGFTTSAFSSAFYTLVGTHGAHVTFGIGWIIVLLIRYAKTGLTLTNAPKFYTATLYWHFIDVVWVFIFTVVYLMGIGG; translated from the coding sequence ATGGCAGCAAATCATACCGTTGAACAGCACAGCTTACCTCCAAACCCTGAGAAGGCGACCCTTGAAGGAAAAAATAAATACATGGGTTTCTGGTTCTTCCTCGGGGGAGAGGTTGTCCTGTTTGCCAGCTTATTTGGAACTTATTTAGGTCTGAGAAACAGCACTGCAGGCGGTCCCGGACCATCGGACCTTTTCCACCTGGACCTCGTGTTTATCATGACTATGCTGCTTTTAACAAGTAGTTTAACGTCAGTATTTGCGATTATCTCTATGAAGAGAGGTAATTATAAAGGTTTGCTCGCATGGATGTGGGTAACAGTACTATTAGGGCTCGGGTTCCTTGGGTTCGAGATTTATGAATTCTGGGATTACACAGTAAACTACGAATTAGGCTTTACAACGAGCGCATTTAGTTCCGCATTCTACACTCTTGTAGGTACACACGGTGCCCACGTAACCTTTGGTATTGGCTGGATTATCGTACTGCTTATCCGTTACGCTAAGACTGGTCTTACACTTACAAACGCGCCGAAGTTCTATACAGCTACATTGTACTGGCACTTCATTGATGTAGTTTGGGTATTCATCTTCACAGTCGTTTATCTCATGGGAATAGGAGGGTAA
- the ctaD gene encoding cytochrome c oxidase subunit I has translation MSYAEAQKKSVLWDWLTTVDHKKIGIMYLAAGAFFFTIGGVMALLMRAQLMFPNSSLIPAQTFNEILTMHGTIMIFLAAMPLLFGFMNYIVPLQIGARDVAFPFLNSLGFWLFLFGGIFVNLSWFLGGAPDAGWTSYVPLASHYSGIGLDFFVLGLQISGLGTLIGGINFLVTIINMRAPGMSMMRMPLFTWNTFVASILILFAFPALTVGYLLLMLDRIFGSNFFVVEMGGNVVIWQHLFWIFGHPEVYILALPAFGIFSEIIPTFSKKRIFGYTAMVFATMLIGFYGFMVWAHHMFTVGLGPVANSVFAIATMAIAVPTGIKIFNWLLTMWGGRIKMTTAMLCAAMFIPTFVMGGVTGVMLAVSAADYQFHDTYFVVAHFHYVIVGATVLGLFGGAFYWWPRMFGYTLNEKLGKAFIILFLIGFHLTFFIQHFLGLYGMPRRVASYLPGQGWDGMNLVSSSGAIFMAAGFLLFIINIFVSRKNKETTGDPWDGRTLEWTIPSPTPEYNFAQTPLVRDYDALWYEKYQGDGKIKAAEPLGDIHMPNGSILPIFISLGLFVGCLGLVYQTWIVAILGLVIVFGSMFVRSVKEDHGYHIPVEEITKDKGGK, from the coding sequence GTGTCATATGCGGAAGCTCAGAAGAAGAGCGTGTTATGGGATTGGCTGACTACAGTCGACCATAAAAAAATTGGTATTATGTACTTAGCCGCAGGCGCATTTTTCTTCACCATCGGTGGAGTGATGGCATTATTAATGCGTGCTCAGCTAATGTTTCCAAATTCGTCCTTAATACCAGCGCAAACGTTTAATGAAATATTAACGATGCATGGTACGATTATGATTTTCCTGGCAGCTATGCCATTATTATTTGGATTTATGAACTACATTGTTCCGCTGCAAATAGGGGCCAGGGACGTGGCATTCCCATTTTTGAACTCACTTGGTTTCTGGCTGTTCCTGTTTGGTGGAATATTTGTAAACTTAAGCTGGTTTTTAGGCGGAGCGCCTGATGCCGGGTGGACTTCCTATGTACCGCTTGCAAGTCATTATTCAGGAATTGGTCTTGATTTCTTTGTACTTGGTTTGCAGATTAGTGGTCTTGGAACATTAATCGGGGGTATTAACTTCCTTGTAACAATTATTAACATGCGTGCACCAGGTATGAGTATGATGCGTATGCCATTATTTACATGGAATACTTTTGTTGCATCTATCTTAATCCTGTTTGCATTTCCTGCATTAACTGTAGGTTATTTACTGCTTATGCTCGATCGTATTTTCGGATCCAATTTCTTCGTGGTTGAAATGGGCGGTAATGTTGTTATCTGGCAGCATTTATTCTGGATATTCGGTCACCCGGAAGTTTACATTCTGGCACTGCCGGCATTTGGAATATTCTCTGAAATAATTCCTACGTTTTCTAAGAAACGTATTTTCGGTTACACAGCAATGGTATTCGCGACAATGTTAATCGGTTTCTACGGATTCATGGTTTGGGCTCACCACATGTTTACTGTAGGTCTAGGACCTGTTGCTAACTCTGTTTTCGCTATCGCTACAATGGCGATTGCTGTACCTACTGGTATAAAAATCTTTAACTGGCTTCTCACCATGTGGGGCGGCCGCATAAAGATGACTACCGCCATGCTGTGTGCAGCTATGTTTATTCCTACATTCGTAATGGGTGGGGTAACCGGGGTTATGCTTGCTGTAAGTGCAGCTGACTACCAGTTCCACGATACTTATTTCGTAGTAGCACACTTCCACTACGTTATTGTAGGTGCCACTGTTTTAGGATTATTTGGAGGAGCCTTCTATTGGTGGCCTAGAATGTTTGGCTATACATTGAATGAAAAATTAGGAAAAGCTTTCATTATTTTATTCCTGATTGGGTTCCATTTAACGTTCTTTATTCAGCATTTCCTGGGATTATACGGAATGCCTCGTCGTGTGGCATCATATCTTCCAGGACAGGGTTGGGACGGCATGAACCTTGTCAGTTCATCAGGAGCTATCTTTATGGCAGCTGGTTTCCTGCTGTTCATTATTAATATCTTCGTATCAAGAAAGAATAAAGAAACGACTGGAGACCCTTGGGACGGCCGTACTCTTGAGTGGACGATTCCGTCACCGACTCCGGAATATAACTTTGCACAGACTCCATTAGTTCGTGATTACGATGCACTTTGGTATGAAAAATATCAGGGTGACGGGAAAATTAAAGCGGCAGAGCCTCTGGGTGATATTCACATGCCTAATGGTTCAATCCTGCCTATCTTTATTTCGCTCGGTTTGTTTGTTGGGTGTCTGGGTCTTGTATATCAAACGTGGATTGTGGCAATCTTAGGTCTTGTAATCGTATTTGGCTCAATGTTCGTGAGGTCTGTGAAAGAAGACCACGGATACCATATTCCTGTTGAAGAAATTACAAAAGATAAAGGAGGTAAGTAA
- the coxB gene encoding cytochrome c oxidase subunit II: protein MKYLWRLLPLSFILLMAGCGQQNLSALDPRGPVAEEQYSLIMLSLYIMIFVMVVVFAIYVFVLIRFRERPGDTHIPKQVHGNRTLEIVWTVIPILLLLALAVPNVMTTFTLADVEPTDDSLEVEVTAHQFWWEFEYPEYGIVAGQDMYIPTNTRININLEASDVIHSFWVPALAGKQDNVPGITNYMWFEAPEEGVYIGKCAELCGEAHWLMDFRVIAVDPDTFDTWASNMAAEDAGEMQEDAGEVALQGREVFEQSCIQCHAVGDEGGNIGPNLTNFGEREVIAGFLEYDEDNENLRAFIRDSQSVKPGNGMDVAFPEDQISDEEMDALIEYLNGLSVLDEE from the coding sequence ATGAAGTATTTGTGGCGATTACTTCCATTATCTTTCATCTTGCTGATGGCTGGTTGTGGACAACAAAACTTGTCTGCGCTTGACCCGCGTGGTCCGGTGGCAGAAGAGCAATACTCATTAATAATGTTAAGTTTGTATATCATGATCTTTGTGATGGTTGTTGTCTTCGCTATTTATGTGTTTGTACTTATCCGCTTCCGTGAGCGGCCTGGTGATACACATATTCCTAAGCAAGTCCACGGTAACAGAACACTGGAAATAGTTTGGACAGTTATACCAATTCTATTGCTTCTGGCGCTTGCCGTACCTAACGTAATGACTACCTTTACATTAGCAGATGTTGAACCAACAGATGATTCACTTGAAGTAGAAGTAACAGCTCATCAGTTCTGGTGGGAATTTGAATATCCTGAGTATGGCATTGTAGCTGGTCAGGACATGTATATTCCTACAAACACAAGAATCAATATTAACCTTGAAGCAAGTGATGTAATCCATTCCTTCTGGGTTCCGGCATTAGCAGGTAAACAGGATAACGTTCCTGGTATTACTAACTACATGTGGTTTGAAGCCCCTGAAGAAGGCGTTTACATTGGTAAATGTGCTGAGCTTTGCGGGGAAGCACACTGGCTTATGGACTTCCGTGTTATCGCTGTAGATCCTGATACTTTTGATACGTGGGCATCTAACATGGCTGCAGAAGATGCAGGCGAGATGCAGGAAGATGCTGGAGAAGTTGCTCTTCAGGGAAGAGAAGTATTTGAACAAAGCTGTATTCAGTGTCACGCCGTTGGAGATGAGGGTGGAAATATCGGCCCTAACTTAACTAACTTTGGCGAACGTGAAGTAATTGCAGGATTCCTTGAGTATGACGAGGATAACGAGAATCTTAGAGCATTCATCAGAGATTCCCAGTCTGTGAAGCCTGGAAACGGAATGGATGTAGCGTTCCCTGAAGATCAGATTTCCGATGAAGAAATGGACGCACTAATTGAATACCTAAATGGACTAAGCGTATTAGATGAAGAATAA
- the cyoE gene encoding heme o synthase → MNKSSALTSNEAVESNGLIGNEAGKVTWKSYLAISKTGIVMSNLITTFTGLFLAAYYTGTTIGSDPLNALFALLGSAFILAGGCALNNYIDRDIDHLMERTKERPSVSGELSGRQVFTYGLAISAAGTILLAMASLMAAVIGVAGLVIYVVLYSMWTKRTTTLNTIVGSFAGAVPPLIGWAAIDPGLSPIAWSLFLIMFIWQPPHFLALAMKRADEYKRAGIPMLPVVAGFDITKRQIVWYIAALIPVSLTVAHFGVVYTVIASLLGIGWLALGIAGYKYKDDLKWANQMFVYSLNYLTILFVLMIIVHMF, encoded by the coding sequence ATGAATAAATCAAGTGCACTGACATCAAATGAGGCTGTGGAAAGTAATGGATTGATTGGGAATGAGGCAGGGAAAGTCACATGGAAATCGTACCTGGCTATTTCCAAAACGGGAATTGTAATGTCAAATCTCATTACTACTTTCACCGGGTTGTTTTTAGCTGCTTACTATACAGGTACTACAATAGGCAGCGATCCGCTTAATGCCTTATTTGCTTTATTGGGGTCTGCTTTTATTTTAGCTGGGGGATGCGCTTTAAATAATTACATTGACAGAGATATAGACCATTTAATGGAACGTACGAAAGAAAGACCATCCGTAAGCGGGGAATTATCAGGAAGACAGGTTTTCACATACGGGCTTGCAATATCAGCCGCTGGAACAATACTTCTGGCGATGGCATCATTGATGGCTGCTGTAATTGGTGTTGCTGGTCTTGTTATTTATGTGGTTTTATATTCCATGTGGACAAAACGGACAACAACGCTGAATACTATAGTTGGAAGTTTTGCGGGTGCAGTACCGCCTCTTATCGGCTGGGCAGCGATTGATCCGGGCTTAAGCCCAATAGCATGGTCGCTGTTTTTAATCATGTTTATCTGGCAGCCGCCGCATTTTCTTGCACTGGCAATGAAGCGGGCTGATGAGTATAAACGAGCAGGAATTCCAATGCTTCCGGTGGTGGCTGGGTTCGATATCACTAAACGCCAGATTGTCTGGTATATAGCTGCTCTGATCCCTGTTTCCCTTACAGTTGCACATTTTGGGGTTGTGTACACTGTTATCGCATCTCTGCTCGGGATTGGCTGGCTGGCCCTTGGAATAGCTGGCTATAAATACAAAGATGATTTGAAATGGGCTAACCAGATGTTTGTGTATTCCTTGAATTACTTAACTATACTGTTTGTACTTATGATTATCGTACACATGTTCTAA
- a CDS encoding Dps family protein, with the protein MANEKTTEILNRQVANWNVLFVKLHNYHWYVKGVNFFKLHEKFEELYNEAAGHIDELAERLLTLQGEPVASMREFLEIATIKEAQGERASKDMVKALSDDFTQLSEELNSDIEKLEEMGDEATADMLIAVRQSVEKHNWMLRSFLEE; encoded by the coding sequence ATGGCAAACGAAAAAACAACTGAAATTCTAAACAGGCAGGTAGCTAACTGGAACGTGCTGTTCGTTAAGCTACATAACTATCACTGGTATGTAAAAGGTGTTAATTTCTTTAAACTTCATGAGAAATTTGAAGAACTTTACAACGAAGCAGCAGGCCATATTGACGAACTCGCTGAACGGCTGTTGACACTTCAGGGAGAACCGGTTGCATCTATGAGAGAGTTTCTCGAAATAGCAACCATCAAGGAAGCTCAGGGGGAAAGAGCTTCAAAAGATATGGTGAAAGCACTATCAGATGACTTTACACAGTTAAGCGAGGAACTAAATAGCGATATTGAAAAATTAGAGGAAATGGGTGACGAAGCAACTGCTGATATGTTAATCGCGGTTAGGCAGTCTGTTGAAAAGCATAACTGGATGCTCAGGTCTTTCCTTGAAGAATAA